AGCCGGCGCCGCTGTGGGGCGATGAAGATCATGTCCGCGCTCTGTTGTCCGACCGGGTCATCGACTTCACGGCGAGGCGGGAAATGTTGCCGGTGAACGCTTTCGGTGACGGAGCGGCGTTCCGCGATTACTTCAAAGCTAACTACGGGCCGACGGTCGCGGCGTACCAGGGGATCGCCGACGAGCCTGAACGTATCGCGGCACTGGACGCCGAGTTGGCCGCGCTCGGCGACCGCCACTTGGCCGGAGGGTCGACAATGCAGTGGGAATACCTGTTGGTCACCGCACGCAAGCGCTGAGTGGCTACCGCGAGCAGACGCGAAATCGCACGTTCTGAAAGGGAATCGTGCGATTTCGCGTCTGCTCGCGCGAGGGAGTGCGCAACTAGGCGACAGGCGCGAACAGCGGGGCACCGCCCGTGCCGCGCTCCGGCCGCAGCGCGACAGGCATGCCGCACGTCACCGAATCCGGTTCGCAGTCAACAATATTGGCTGCTACACGCAGGCCGCTCTGTTCGGCCAATTCGACCAGGGCGATCACATAGGGTGTCGGAATCTCCGGGTTGTAGGGGTGATAGTTGACGGTGTAGGTGAACACCGTCCCCTGGCCGGACACGGGCTTGGCTGTCAGCGGCCCGCCGCAATCTCGGCATTCGCCGGCCGCGGGATGCACCCAGTGTGCGCAGCTGTCGCAGTGCTCGACGAGCAGCGGGGAAGTCGACACGACAAATACAGTACACTCAATTCGTACTGGTATGTCGTGTGTTCTGGGCTACGGACGGTGCAGATGGAGTACTTCGAGAAAGACGCGATCGTGTCCGGCATCGGTATCTCGCGTATCGGCCGTCGCACCGGGATCCCCGGGCGGGATCTGACCATGGAAGCGGTACGGACCGCCATCGACGACGCTGGCCTGCGCGCGGCTGATATCGACGGCATCGCGACACTGGGCGACACCCCGGCGGCCGAGGTCAACGCCGAACTGCGGATCGACGCCGCCGATTGCGGCAGCGGGTTCGGCACCGGCGGTCTGCTGAGCCCGGTGATGTCCGCGTGCCGTGCCGTCGCCGAGCGACGGGCGCGCCACGTCGTCGTCTACCGCACCATCCAGATGTTGGGCGGCACTGTTCTGCAGGACAAGGACGCTCCCGCACCGCCTCTGGCGCGGATGTTCGATGCACCCGAAGGCGAGCGCCCAGCCGTCGGCGCCATGGACGACATCAACGATCTGGTTGCCGCGCACGCGTACTCGGCGGCGAACTGGCTTGCTCTGAATTGCCGTCGGCACATGGAACTCTATGGAACCACCAAGGAGCAGCTGGGCTGGATCGCCCTCAACGGCCGCCGCAACGCCGCGCTGAATCCCCTTGCGGTGTACCGGGATCCGATGACGATGGCCGATTACCTGGGCGCACGTCCGGTGTCCACGCCGTTCGGCTTGCTGGATTGCGATGTGCCCATTGACGGTTCGATCGCGGTGGTGGTGTCCCACGCCGAGTACGCCGGCGACTGCCCCCACCGTGCCGTGAAGGTCGAGGCCATCGGCGGCTCCGACGGTGCCGGCGGATGGTTTCACCGCCAGGACTACCCGAAGATGGCGATGTCGGACGCGACGGCGCAGATGTGGTCGCGCACGGAACTGACGCCGGCGGACCTCGACGTCGCCCAGCTGTACGACGGTTTCACCTACCTCACCCTCTCGTGGCTGGAAGCCCTGGGAGTGTGCGGGGACGGCGAGGCCGGGCCGTTTGTCGAGGGTGGCGCCCGCATCGCCAGAGACGGCCGGCTGCCGCTGAACACCTACGGCGGGCAGCTTTCGGCCGGTCGCATGCACGGCTACTGGGCGTTGCACGAAGGTTGTCTGCAACTGCGCGGCGAGGCCGGGGAGCGGCAGGTTGAGCGCCGCCCCGAGGTCGGCGTGGTCTCCGTCGGCGGTGGTCCGGTCGCGGGATGCATGCTGCTCACATGCTGAGCCCGCCGTGACCGTCGAAGCCGACCAGGCCAGAGCGGATAAGCGAGCTGCAAGGATTGCCCGTCGTATCGAGGAGGACATCGTCCGCCGCGGCTGGGCGGTCGGGGAGTCGCTCGGCTCGGAAGCCGCCTTGCAGCAACGCTACGGCGTAAGCCGGTCGGTGTTGCGCGAAGCGGTCCGCCTCGTCGAGCACCACCAGGTCGCCCGGATGCGGCGCGGCCCCAACGGCGGTCTGCTCATCTGCGAGCCCGACGCCGGTCCGGCGACCCGCGCCGTCGTCATCTACCTCGAGTATCTCGGCACCACGCTGGGTGATCTGCTCAACGCGCGGCTGGTGCTCGAACCGCTGGCTGCCGCGCTGGCTGCCGAACACATCGACGAAGCCGGCATCGGCCGGCTGCGATCGGTGCTGAGCGCTGAGGAACAGTGGCGTCCCGGCCTGCCCGCACCTCCCGACGAATTCCACATCGCACTGGCGGAGCAATCGAAAAACCCAGTGCTGCAATTGTTCATCGATGTTCTGACGAGGCTGACCAAGCGCTACGCCCGGGCCTCGCGGACCGGGTCGGCAGCCGAAGCGGCCGATGCCGCCCACAAGATGCGCGGGGCGCATGCCGACATCGTCGCGGCCGTCACCGCCGGCGATTCGGCCCGGGCCAAGACGCTGAGCGAGCGACACGTGGAGCGCGTGACAGCCTGGCTGGCCGAACACCGCGACCCGTCACTTCGAGCAGGCCCGGGCCGCAAGCGGCTCGCGTCTGAAGCGCCGCGCGGCAAGCTCGCCGAGGTGCTGGCGGCCAACATCGCCGACGACATTGCCGTCAGCGGCTGGCACGTCGGTTCGGTGTTCGGCACCGAGACGGCGTTACTCGAGCGCTACCGGGTGAGCCGGGCGGCACTGCGGGAAGCCGTGCGGCTACTCGAATATCACGAGGTCGCGCGCATGCGCCGGGGCCCTGGGGGCGGGCTGGTCGTCGCCAGGCCGCGCGCCCAGGCCAGCATCGACACCATCGCGCTCTACCTGCAGTACCGCCAGCCGACGCGGGAAGACTTGCGCAGTGTGCGCGACGCCATCGAGATCGACAATGTGGCAAAGGTCGTGGCACGTCGCTCCGACCCCGAAGTGGCGGCTTTCCTCAACCCGGACGCCTGGTCGAGCGTGGCCGCCCAAGCCAGCGACGATGCGCGCAACGCGGCCGTCGAGGAGTTCCGCTTCCACGTCGGTCTGGCGCACCTGGCCGGCAACGCGCTGCTCGATCTTTTCCTGCGGATCATCGTCGAATTGTTCCGTCGGCATTGGTCCACGACCGGGCAGGCCCAGCTGACGTCATCCGACACTATGGCCGTCGAAAACGCGCATCAGCGGATCCTGGAAGCGATCAGCGCCGGCGATGACAGCCTGGCGCGCTACCGCATCCGGCGCCATCTGGACGCCGCCGCGTCCTGGTGGCTGTGATCGGTCATCAGACGCTGACCAGCGCCCCGCCCCGTCTGGGTGTGAGCACGAATGCGGCGAGGTACAGCAGCCCGACCACGATGAGCAGGTTTCGGTAGCCGGTGAGCAGTGCCCCGTACTCCAGGCACCCCCCGAGGATGGCGCCAAGCAGATTGATGGCGAACGCGGGCTGAGCGCGATCGGTGGCGGCGAATCGTTTGGCGAAGGCGATGTTGGCCAGGTACACGGGTAGAAACCCGATCACCGAGGCGATGACCAGGCGGGGCCAAAAGGCCCAGCCCAGCAACCAGGCCGGGTCGATCACATAGGCCAGCAGCAGGGAGGCGACGATCGCGCCCCACACCACAGGCAGCGGCGGGGTGCGAAACTTCCGGGTGGTCTCTACGGCGGCCAGCACGATCAGCAGCACCCCGCCGAACACGAGCGCGTTGACCAGCCAGGTCGTGCCGAACAACAGCGCGAAGGTCGCGATGTTCTTGGTCTCGAGCAGCAGAAACGCGGCTCCCATGAAGAACAGGTCGAGGTAGGGCCGCATCGACCGGAAGGATCCCCCCAGCAGCCGCACCGCCAGCAGCGAAATCAGGATGATGCCGGCCAAAGTCCAGAGGTAGATGGTCGGGATCGCGCCCTGTTTGTAGTAGAGAAAGGGGTGGTCGTCGGTGGCCGGCGCGGTCACGTCGCCTGCCGGCGTGTAGCGGGCGGCGCATCTCTGGTAGGCGGGATCGACCGCGACCGTGATCACCGCCGCGTGGGCAGCCGTCTGGTCCACGCATGGTCGATGGCCGAAGGCGGCGGCCGCCGTGCCGGCCAACCGGTCGATGAGCCAGGTCTCGCGGTAGTAGTTGTACATCGCGAAGACGCCGCTCGGCTTGAGGTGTTCGTAAGCCGTCCGCATGGCGCGGTCGGTGAACAGGAACGATTCCAGGCGGATCTGCGAGGCTCCGTTGACGAGGGCCAGCGAGTCCGGCAGCGCGAACAGGATCATGTCGTACTTGGCATCCGACGATTGCAGAAA
This genomic stretch from Mycobacterium paragordonae harbors:
- a CDS encoding Zn-ribbon domain-containing OB-fold protein; this translates as MSTSPLLVEHCDSCAHWVHPAAGECRDCGGPLTAKPVSGQGTVFTYTVNYHPYNPEIPTPYVIALVELAEQSGLRVAANIVDCEPDSVTCGMPVALRPERGTGGAPLFAPVA
- a CDS encoding thiolase family protein translates to MEYFEKDAIVSGIGISRIGRRTGIPGRDLTMEAVRTAIDDAGLRAADIDGIATLGDTPAAEVNAELRIDAADCGSGFGTGGLLSPVMSACRAVAERRARHVVVYRTIQMLGGTVLQDKDAPAPPLARMFDAPEGERPAVGAMDDINDLVAAHAYSAANWLALNCRRHMELYGTTKEQLGWIALNGRRNAALNPLAVYRDPMTMADYLGARPVSTPFGLLDCDVPIDGSIAVVVSHAEYAGDCPHRAVKVEAIGGSDGAGGWFHRQDYPKMAMSDATAQMWSRTELTPADLDVAQLYDGFTYLTLSWLEALGVCGDGEAGPFVEGGARIARDGRLPLNTYGGQLSAGRMHGYWALHEGCLQLRGEAGERQVERRPEVGVVSVGGGPVAGCMLLTC
- a CDS encoding FadR/GntR family transcriptional regulator, whose protein sequence is MTVEADQARADKRAARIARRIEEDIVRRGWAVGESLGSEAALQQRYGVSRSVLREAVRLVEHHQVARMRRGPNGGLLICEPDAGPATRAVVIYLEYLGTTLGDLLNARLVLEPLAAALAAEHIDEAGIGRLRSVLSAEEQWRPGLPAPPDEFHIALAEQSKNPVLQLFIDVLTRLTKRYARASRTGSAAEAADAAHKMRGAHADIVAAVTAGDSARAKTLSERHVERVTAWLAEHRDPSLRAGPGRKRLASEAPRGKLAEVLAANIADDIAVSGWHVGSVFGTETALLERYRVSRAALREAVRLLEYHEVARMRRGPGGGLVVARPRAQASIDTIALYLQYRQPTREDLRSVRDAIEIDNVAKVVARRSDPEVAAFLNPDAWSSVAAQASDDARNAAVEEFRFHVGLAHLAGNALLDLFLRIIVELFRRHWSTTGQAQLTSSDTMAVENAHQRILEAISAGDDSLARYRIRRHLDAAASWWL